The Xanthomonas rydalmerensis genomic interval CGGCGAGAGTCAGCGCCACGGCGCGTCGCAGCAGGCTGCGCCGGCGGTGACCGTGCTGCTGTCCACCGAACGCCCGACCGCGACCACCAATCCCTACCTGACCCAGCTCTACGCGGCGCTGCCGCCGCAGGTGCAACTGCGTTTCTTCTCGATGCGTGCGGCACTGCTGTCGCGCTACGACGTGCTGCACCTGCACTGGCCGGAGTACCTGCTGCGGCATCGCACCGCGCTCGGCACGCTGGCCAAGCAGGTCTGCGTGGCCCTGTTGCTGTTGCGCCTGCGCATGGCCGGGGTGCCGATTGTGCGCACCCTGCACAACGTCGCGCCGCACGAGGACAAGGGCTGGCGCGAACGCCTGCTGCTGCGCTGGATCGACCGCCAGACCGCACGCTGGATCCGCATCAACGCGACCACGCCCACGCGCGCGCCGGCCACCGACACCATCCTGCACGGCCACTACCGCGACTGGTACGCGCCGCTGCCGCAACCGCCGCGGGTCCCCGGGCGTCTGCTGCATTTCGGGCTGTTGCGCCCGTACAAGGGCGTGGAAACGCTGATCGCCACGCTGCGTGCGCTGCCCGATCCACAACTCAGCCTGCGCATCGCCGGCAATCCGATCGACGCACAGATCCGCGACGTGGTCGAGCGCGCCTGCGCCGAGGATCCGCGGATCAGCGCACGCCTGCAGTACGTGGAAGACGCGGTGCTGGCGCAGGAAATCGGCGAAGCCGAACTGGTGGTGCTGCCGTACCGGCAGATGCACAACTCCGGCACCCTGCTGCTGGCACTGTCGCTGGCGCGCCCGGTGCTGGCGCCGTGGAGCGAGGCCAATGCCGCCATCGCCGAGGAGGTCGGTGCGCAGTGGGTGCAGCTGTACCAGGGCGAGCTGGACGCGACGCAGCTGGCGCAGGCCCTGGCGCAGGCGCAGCAGCTGCCGGCCGAGGCCGTGCCGGACCTGTCGCGGCGCGACTGGAACGGGATCGGTCTGCAGCACTACCGCAGTTATCTGCAGGCGTTGACCGCGCGCCGCGGGGAGCACGCATGAGCGGCACCGAGACCCCACGGCCGGCGGCGCCGCAACCCGGGCTGGGCGCGCGCGCGGCCGGCGGTGCGGCGGTGACCATGGCCGGGCAGCTGGCCAAGATGGTGGTGCAGTTCGGCGGCATCATTCTGTTGGCGCGGCTGCTGACGCCCTACGACTACGGCCTGATGGCGATGGTGACGGCGATCGTCGGCATGGCCGAGATCCTGCGCGATTTCGGCCTGTCCTCGGCGGCGATCCAGGCCAAGCACGTCAGCCGCGAGCAGCGCGACAACCTGTTCTGGATCAACAGCGGCATCGGCCTGGTGCTGGCGATCGTGGTGTTCCTGTCCTCGGCGTGGATCGCGCACTTCTACCGCGAGCCGGCCTTGCTCGGCATTTCCCAGGCGTTGGCGGTGACCTTCCTGCTCAATGGCATGACCACGCAGTACCGCGCGCACCTGAGCCGTGCGCTGCGCTTCGGCCAGGTCTCGCTGAGCGATGTCGGCGCGCAGGTGCTGGGCCTGCTGGCCGGCGTCGGCGTGGCGCTGGCCGGCTACGGCTACTGGGCGCTGGTCTGGCAGCAGGTGGTGCAGGCGCTGGTCAACCTGCTGATCGCCGGCGCCTGCGCGCGCTGGCTGCCGCGCGGCTATCGGCGCGACGCGCCGATGCGCACCTTCCTGAGCTTCGGCTGGAACCTGATGGCGGCGCAGTTGCTCGGCTATGCCAGCCGCAACGTCGGCCAGGTGATCATCGGCCACCGCATCGGCGCCGAGGCACTGGGCCTGTACAACCGCGCGTTCCAGCTGCTGATGATGCCGCTGAACCAGATCAACGCGCCGGCCACCTCGGTGGCGCTGCCGGTGCTGTCGCAGCTGCAGGACGATCCGCCGCGCTTCGGCAACTTCCTGCTGCGCGGGCAGACGGTGATGGTGCACCTGATCGTGGCGCTGTTTTCCTTCGCCTGTGCGCTGGCGATGCCGCTGATCGTGCTGGTGCTGGGCGAACAGTGGCGGCCGGCGGTGCCGCTGTTCCAGGTGCTGACCCTCGGCGGCATCTTCCAGACCGCCTCCTACGCCACTTACTGGGTGTTCCTGGCGCTGGGCCTGATGCGCCAACAGCTGGTGTACTCGGTGGTGGGGCGGGTGATGCTGATCGCCTGCATCTTCGCCGGCTCGCTGTGGGGCGTGATGGGTGTGACCGTGGGCTACACGCTGGGCTTGCTGGTGATGTGGCCGCTGTCGGTGATCTGGATCGCGCGGATCGCGCCGCAGATCCCGGCCTGGGAACTGTTCAACAACGCCTTGCGCGCGGTGCTTGGTTACGGCGTGTGCGGCGTCGCCGCCTACTTCGCCGCGCAGCAGTGGGGCGGCGCGTCGTTGTGGCTGCAACTCATCGTGGGCGCGGCGGCCATGGCGATCGCGTGCCTGCTGGTGTTCGCGCTGTGGCCGGCGTTCCGCCGCGACGTGCTGGCGATCCTGCAGATGCGCACGCTGCTGCGCCAGGCGCGGAGCACGCGATGAGCGCAGGCCTGCCGCCTCTTTCTTTTCCTTCCTCCCGCCTAGGAGCGAGCGCATGAGCGATTCTTCCGCAGCGGCGCTGCCCGCGTCGGCGCCGAGCGCAGCCGCCACCGGCCGCCCGCCGTGCTACCTGGTGCTGTCGGCGCACGACTACCGCACGCCGCGCCGCGCCAACATCCACTTCATCGCCGATGAGCTGGCCAAGCGCGGCACCACGCGCTTCTTCTCGCTGCGCTACAGCCTGCTGTCGCGGCTCAAGGGCGACCTGCGCCTGCCGCTGGACGCCAGCGCCAACCAGGTGGTTCGCCACAACGGCGTGGACTGCTACCTGTGGCGCGCGCCGCTGCATCCGTTCAACACCCGGCGGCGCTGGCTGCGGCCGCTGGAAGACCTGATGTTCAAGCTGTACGCGGCGCGCGCGCCGGCCACGCTGCTGCGCTGGATGCGCGAGGCCGACGTGATCGTGTTCGAGAGCGGCATCGCAGTGGCCTTCATCGCGCTGGCGGCGCGGATCAACCCGACCGCACGCAAGGTGTACCGCGCCTCCGACGGCTTGAGCACGATCAACGTCGCCGACTACATCGAGCGCGAGTTCGACCGCATGGCGCCGAGCCTGGACGTGATCGCCCTGGTGTCGCCGGCGATGGCCGAGGAGGTCGCCAGCCGCCACAACGTGTACCACGTCGGCCACGGCGTGGACCACGACCTGCACACGCTCGGCGACCCGTCGCCGTACGGCGAGGGCATCCATGCGGTGGCGGTGGGCTCGATGCTGTTCGACCCGGCGTTCTTCGTGGCCGCCAGCCGCGCCTTCCCGCAGGTCACCTTCCACGTCATCGGCTCGGGCATGGACCGCGCGCCCGGCTATGGCGACAACGTGGTGGTGTACGGCGAAATGAAGCATGCCGAGACCATTCGCTACATCAAGCACGCGCGCTTCGGCATCGCGCCTTACGCCTCCGAGCAGGTCCCGGCGTATCTGGCCGACAGTTCGATGAAGCTGCTGCAGTACGACTTTTTCGGCCTGCCGGCGGTGTGCCCGCATGCCGTCGTCGGCCGCTATCCGTCGCGCTTCGGCTACACCCCGGGCGACGAGGCATCCATCGTCGCCGCGATCGGGCAGGCGCTGCAGGCGCCGCACGTGCGCCATCGCCAGTGCCTGAGCTGGTCCGACACCACCGACCGGGTGCTGGATCCGGCCGCCTATCCGGAGACACGTCTGTTCGCCGACGGCGCGGTCTGAGCATACGCCGTCGGCGTGTTCGCCGTATCCCCCGCGCAACCAAGGAGGACCGATGTCCGCATTGCAAAAATGGATCGATTACGAAGAGCGCCGGGCGCTGTTCTGGTGGAAGCCGAAGAACGGCGAGATCAACGTCGGCGATCACCTGTCCAAGATCATCGTCTCCAACGTGCTCGGCCAGCGCGACCGCACCTTGCTGGACAAGCGCGACAAGCGCCAGCGGCTGATCGCGATCGGCTCGGTGCTGCATTTCGCCCGCGACGGCGACACCGTGTGGGGCAGCGGCGTCAACGGCAAGATCCCTGCCGACCGCCACAGCTTCCGTCAGCTCGACGTGCGCGCCGTGCGCGGACCCAAGACCCGCGCATTCCTGCGCGAGCGCGGCCTGCAGGTGCCGGAGGTGTATGGCGACCCGGGCTTGCTGATGCCGCTGTTCTTCCCGCGCGAGGCGTTGGCACCGGCGCCGGCACGGCGGCCGTTCCTGGTGGTACCGCACTTCAACGAACCGCTGGACAAGTACGTCGGCTACAAGGATCACCTGGTGTTGCCGAACCGCCAGCCGGCCGCGTTCGTGCGGCAACTGCTCGGCGCCGATCTGGTCGTGTCCAGTTCCTTGCACGGGCTGATCCTGGCCGAAGCCTATGGCGTGCCCTCGGTATACCTGGACTGGGGCAACGGCGAGGACCGTTTCAAGTACGACGACTACTACGCGGGCACCGGCCGCAGTCGCTGGCACGCCGGACACACGGTGGAGGAATGCGTGGCGCTGGGCGGCAATACCGTGTTCGACCTGGCGGCGGTGCAGCGCGGCCTGCTGGAGAGTTTTCCGCATGACCTCTGGTGAGCGCGCGACGGGCGAGGTGCTCGCGCTGGGCGGCTATCCGATCCTGCGCAGCACCGAAGCCGATTTCGTCGCCACCCTGCTGCAGGCGCTGGCACGCGGCGAGCGCCGCCAGGTGTTTTTCGCCAATACCAACTTCGTGGTGCAGTGCCAGGCCCTGCGCGAGCGTCTGGCCGCGCCGGGCGTGTGCATCGTCAACGACGGCATCGGCATGGACCTGGGCGCGCTGCTGGTGCACGGCCGCCGCTTCGCCGGCAACCTCAACGGCACCGACCTGATTCCGGCGCTGTGCCGGAAGAGCGCGCGTCCGCTGCGCTTCTTCCTGCTCGGCGGCCGTCCCGGCGTGGCCGAGGCCGCGGCGCAGACCTTGCGGCAGACGCTGGGACAGCAGGTGGTCGGTACCTGCGACGGCTACGCCGAGTTCGCCGCGGCCGGCAAAGACCTCGCCGCGCGCATCAACGCCAGCGGCGCCGACGTGCTGCTGGTGGCCTTCGGCAATCCGCTGCAGGAGCGCTGGCTGCTGCAGCAGGCCGGCCGGCTGCAGGTGCCGTTGGCGTTCGGCGTGGGCGCGCTGCTGGACTTCCTGTCCGGTACCGCCCGGCGTGCGCCGGCCTGGGTGCGCCGGCTGCGCCTGGAATGGATCTACCGCCTGCTGCGCGAACCGCGGCGCCTGCTCAAGCGCTACAGCTGGGATCTGCTGGTGTTCTTCGCGCTGTGCCTGCGCCGTGGCCGGCGGCTGGCAGCAGCGCCCGCCCGCGACTCGCTGCCGCAGGCATGAACGGGCGCGCATCGGCCGCGCAGATCGCAGCGCCTGACATGCGCGGGGCCGCGCGGCAGGATTAGACTGGAGGCATGTCCAGTGCCGCCGCCTTCCGAATCGCCGCCCTGGTGCGCGACCTGTCGCTGCTGCCGCACCCGGAAGGCGGGCGCTATGCGCGCGTGCATACCTCGGCGGTAATGGTGCAGCACGCGCAGACGCTGCGCCCGGCCTGTACCGCGATCCGCTTCCTGCTGGAGCAGGGCGAGGTCAGCCGCTGGCACCGCATCGATGCCGACGAGACCTGGCAGTGGGAAGAGGGCGGGGCGCTGGAGCTGTTCGGCTTCGACCCGCACCACGGCTTGCAGCGCTACCGCCTGGATGCCAGCGAGCGCGGCGGCATGCCCTCGGTGGTGATTGCGGCCGGCACCTGGCAGGCGGCGCGTCCGCTGGCCGACTATTGCCTGGTGCGCTGCGTGGTGGCGCCGGGCTTTCTCTGGGAGCGCTTCGAATTGCTGGAAGACAGCGACCCGCTGGCCGCGCATCTGCCCAGACTGGACGGGTAGTCATGCCTCCGCGGCTGGGGTGGAGCAGGGCACGCGGACTGCACGCGACGACCAGACAAGAACGCGTTGCGCGCCGGTTGCGGGCGCTGCTGTGCCTGGTGGCCGCGCTGCTGGTGCCGGTCGGTGTGCCCGCGGCGCAGGCGCAGACTGCGGCATCGGCACCGTCGTCAGCGCCAACCAGTCCACCGGTGGTCGACCTGGACGCGGTGCTGGTGAGCGGGCGCCAGCCCGGACCCGGACTGTGGCAGGTCCGCCGCGGCGACCACGTGCTGTGGATCCTCGGCACGGTCTCGCCCCTGCCCAGGCGCATGCAGTGGGAATCGGGCGAGGTGGAGCGGGTGATCGCCCAATCGCAACAGGTGATCGGGGCACCGACCCTCACCCTGGACTCTGGCCTGGGCATGTTCCGCAGCCTGTTGCTGCTGCCGTCCTTGCTCAAGGCGCGGCGCAACCCCGACGACCGCACCCTGCAACAGGTGCTGCCGCCCGACCTCTATGCACGCTGGCTGCCGTTGAAGGCGCGTTACCTGGGCCGCGACAACGGCGTGGAACGCTGGCGTCCAGTGTTTGCCGCGCAGGAACTGTACGAGGCGGCGATGCGCACATCCGGCCTGAGCCTGGGCAGCGTCGTGCAACCGGTGATCGAGCGTGCGGCCAAGCGCGCCAAGGTGCCGATCGTGCCGGTGGTCGTGGAGGTCCAGGTGCCCGACGCCAAGCGCGCGCTGCAGGAATTCCGGGCAACGACCTTGAACGACAGCACCTGCTTCGCGCGCACCCTGCAGGTCATCGATCGCGACCTGGCGACGATGCGCCAGCGCGCCAACGCCTGGTCCGAAGGCGATCTGGAGACGCTGACCACGTTGCCCGCCAACGATCAGTACCGGGTCTGCCTCGATGCGGTCGGCGAAGCGGCGATCGCGCGCAAGCTGGGCCTGGGCGATGTGCGCAAGCGGGCCCAGGCGGCCTGGTTGCAGGCGGCCGAGCGGGCGCTGACGCAGAACCGCTCCAGTTTCGCGGCGTTGCCGATGCAGACCCTGCAGGACCCTGGCGGGCCGCTGGACCGGCTGCGTGCCCGCGGTGACGAGGTGATCGCGCCTTAGGGCGTGCGCTGGGGGCCGTGTCCCACGCGGAGCGGCCTCTGTGCGCGTCCGGAATGTAGATGCACGCGCGGTGGCGCAAGCCATCAGGCACGGCACGCGCTGAGGCCGTGCCGTACCCGCCGACCGCGGCGGTCAGCCCGCCGCAGTGCGCGGTGCGCTGGCGCTGGTGGCCAGTTGCGGCCAGCGCTTCAGCACTGCGGCGCGGATGCCGGCGGCGTCGATGCCGGCTTCGGCCAGCAGTTGCTCGCGGCTGGCGTGGTGCTGGAACGCGTCGGGCAGGCCCAGGTGCAGCACCGGGCGCAGCACGCCTTCGGCGTTGAACAGCTCGGCCACGCCGGAGCCGGCGCCGCCGGCCACCACGTTGT includes:
- a CDS encoding glycosyltransferase — its product is MSGESQRHGASQQAAPAVTVLLSTERPTATTNPYLTQLYAALPPQVQLRFFSMRAALLSRYDVLHLHWPEYLLRHRTALGTLAKQVCVALLLLRLRMAGVPIVRTLHNVAPHEDKGWRERLLLRWIDRQTARWIRINATTPTRAPATDTILHGHYRDWYAPLPQPPRVPGRLLHFGLLRPYKGVETLIATLRALPDPQLSLRIAGNPIDAQIRDVVERACAEDPRISARLQYVEDAVLAQEIGEAELVVLPYRQMHNSGTLLLALSLARPVLAPWSEANAAIAEEVGAQWVQLYQGELDATQLAQALAQAQQLPAEAVPDLSRRDWNGIGLQHYRSYLQALTARRGEHA
- a CDS encoding lipopolysaccharide biosynthesis protein — its product is MSGTETPRPAAPQPGLGARAAGGAAVTMAGQLAKMVVQFGGIILLARLLTPYDYGLMAMVTAIVGMAEILRDFGLSSAAIQAKHVSREQRDNLFWINSGIGLVLAIVVFLSSAWIAHFYREPALLGISQALAVTFLLNGMTTQYRAHLSRALRFGQVSLSDVGAQVLGLLAGVGVALAGYGYWALVWQQVVQALVNLLIAGACARWLPRGYRRDAPMRTFLSFGWNLMAAQLLGYASRNVGQVIIGHRIGAEALGLYNRAFQLLMMPLNQINAPATSVALPVLSQLQDDPPRFGNFLLRGQTVMVHLIVALFSFACALAMPLIVLVLGEQWRPAVPLFQVLTLGGIFQTASYATYWVFLALGLMRQQLVYSVVGRVMLIACIFAGSLWGVMGVTVGYTLGLLVMWPLSVIWIARIAPQIPAWELFNNALRAVLGYGVCGVAAYFAAQQWGGASLWLQLIVGAAAMAIACLLVFALWPAFRRDVLAILQMRTLLRQARSTR
- a CDS encoding glycosyltransferase → MSDSSAAALPASAPSAAATGRPPCYLVLSAHDYRTPRRANIHFIADELAKRGTTRFFSLRYSLLSRLKGDLRLPLDASANQVVRHNGVDCYLWRAPLHPFNTRRRWLRPLEDLMFKLYAARAPATLLRWMREADVIVFESGIAVAFIALAARINPTARKVYRASDGLSTINVADYIEREFDRMAPSLDVIALVSPAMAEEVASRHNVYHVGHGVDHDLHTLGDPSPYGEGIHAVAVGSMLFDPAFFVAASRAFPQVTFHVIGSGMDRAPGYGDNVVVYGEMKHAETIRYIKHARFGIAPYASEQVPAYLADSSMKLLQYDFFGLPAVCPHAVVGRYPSRFGYTPGDEASIVAAIGQALQAPHVRHRQCLSWSDTTDRVLDPAAYPETRLFADGAV
- a CDS encoding polysaccharide pyruvyl transferase family protein, whose translation is MSALQKWIDYEERRALFWWKPKNGEINVGDHLSKIIVSNVLGQRDRTLLDKRDKRQRLIAIGSVLHFARDGDTVWGSGVNGKIPADRHSFRQLDVRAVRGPKTRAFLRERGLQVPEVYGDPGLLMPLFFPREALAPAPARRPFLVVPHFNEPLDKYVGYKDHLVLPNRQPAAFVRQLLGADLVVSSSLHGLILAEAYGVPSVYLDWGNGEDRFKYDDYYAGTGRSRWHAGHTVEECVALGGNTVFDLAAVQRGLLESFPHDLW
- a CDS encoding WecB/TagA/CpsF family glycosyltransferase; translated protein: MTSGERATGEVLALGGYPILRSTEADFVATLLQALARGERRQVFFANTNFVVQCQALRERLAAPGVCIVNDGIGMDLGALLVHGRRFAGNLNGTDLIPALCRKSARPLRFFLLGGRPGVAEAAAQTLRQTLGQQVVGTCDGYAEFAAAGKDLAARINASGADVLLVAFGNPLQERWLLQQAGRLQVPLAFGVGALLDFLSGTARRAPAWVRRLRLEWIYRLLREPRRLLKRYSWDLLVFFALCLRRGRRLAAAPARDSLPQA
- a CDS encoding cupin domain-containing protein, giving the protein MSSAAAFRIAALVRDLSLLPHPEGGRYARVHTSAVMVQHAQTLRPACTAIRFLLEQGEVSRWHRIDADETWQWEEGGALELFGFDPHHGLQRYRLDASERGGMPSVVIAAGTWQAARPLADYCLVRCVVAPGFLWERFELLEDSDPLAAHLPRLDG
- a CDS encoding TraB/GumN family protein, translated to MRALLCLVAALLVPVGVPAAQAQTAASAPSSAPTSPPVVDLDAVLVSGRQPGPGLWQVRRGDHVLWILGTVSPLPRRMQWESGEVERVIAQSQQVIGAPTLTLDSGLGMFRSLLLLPSLLKARRNPDDRTLQQVLPPDLYARWLPLKARYLGRDNGVERWRPVFAAQELYEAAMRTSGLSLGSVVQPVIERAAKRAKVPIVPVVVEVQVPDAKRALQEFRATTLNDSTCFARTLQVIDRDLATMRQRANAWSEGDLETLTTLPANDQYRVCLDAVGEAAIARKLGLGDVRKRAQAAWLQAAERALTQNRSSFAALPMQTLQDPGGPLDRLRARGDEVIAP